The Dioscorea cayenensis subsp. rotundata cultivar TDr96_F1 chromosome 7, TDr96_F1_v2_PseudoChromosome.rev07_lg8_w22 25.fasta, whole genome shotgun sequence genome includes a region encoding these proteins:
- the LOC120264588 gene encoding non-specific lipid transfer protein GPI-anchored 2-like isoform X1, translating to MAIKLHSLALFSLISLSLIFTSKAQFFSSAPLLAPSSAAKPVPAPAMEPVLPPPATVPVLSPAGAPYLEPAAAPADPCMDAYLNMTDCLTYVEAGSTVRVPDKGCCPAFASLVSNQPQCLCHILGSGDVIGFKIDTTKALTLPTACRVETPSVSLCALFGIPIPSPMSSPGPASGGQLAPAASSVIGSNPTSGPTPSGGKRNEANFKASFIGLLLGSIFIFLY from the exons ATGGCCATCAAGTTACATTCACTAGCTctattttctctaatttctctTTCACTAATATTCACTTCAAAAGCTCAATTCTTCTCTTCCGCTCCACTACTAGCTCCATCATCGGCGGCCAAGCCAGTTCCTGCTCCTGCCATGGAACCAGTACTTCCACCACCGGCCACCGTGCCAGTCCTATCTCCGGCGGGTGCACCATATTTGGAACCGGCAGCTGCACCAGCTGATCCATGCATGGACGCATACCTGAATATGACTGATTGTTTAACGTATGTTGAGGCCGGCAGCACTGTGAGAGTTCCGGACAAAGGTTGTTGCCCTGCGTTTGCCAGTCTTGTTTCTAATCAACCTCAGTGTCTCTGCCATATCCTCGGCTCTGGCGATGTCATCGGTTTCAAGATCGATACTACCAAAGCACTCACTCTTCCTACTGCTTGTCGAGTTGAAACTCCTTCTGTTAGCCTTTGCGCTC TGTTTGGAATTCCAATACCAAGTCCGATGTCTTCGCCTGGACCAGCAAGTGGAGGACAATTAGCACCGG CAGCATCTAGTGTAATTGGATCAAATCCAACTAGTGGACCAACACCAAGTGGTGGCAAGAGAAATGAGGCAAACTTCAAAGCTAGTTTTATTGGACTCCTTTTGGgatccatcttcatcttcttgtaTTGA
- the LOC120264588 gene encoding non-specific lipid transfer protein GPI-anchored 2-like isoform X2, with protein sequence MAIKLHSLALFSLISLSLIFTSKAQFFSSAPLLAPSSAAKPVPAPAMEPVLPPPATVPVLSPAGAPYLEPAAAPADPCMDAYLNMTDCLTYVEAGSTVRVPDKGCCPAFASLVSNQPQCLCHILGSGDVIGFKIDTTKALTLPTACRVETPSVSLCALFGIPIPSPMSSPGPASGGQLAPASSVIGSNPTSGPTPSGGKRNEANFKASFIGLLLGSIFIFLY encoded by the exons ATGGCCATCAAGTTACATTCACTAGCTctattttctctaatttctctTTCACTAATATTCACTTCAAAAGCTCAATTCTTCTCTTCCGCTCCACTACTAGCTCCATCATCGGCGGCCAAGCCAGTTCCTGCTCCTGCCATGGAACCAGTACTTCCACCACCGGCCACCGTGCCAGTCCTATCTCCGGCGGGTGCACCATATTTGGAACCGGCAGCTGCACCAGCTGATCCATGCATGGACGCATACCTGAATATGACTGATTGTTTAACGTATGTTGAGGCCGGCAGCACTGTGAGAGTTCCGGACAAAGGTTGTTGCCCTGCGTTTGCCAGTCTTGTTTCTAATCAACCTCAGTGTCTCTGCCATATCCTCGGCTCTGGCGATGTCATCGGTTTCAAGATCGATACTACCAAAGCACTCACTCTTCCTACTGCTTGTCGAGTTGAAACTCCTTCTGTTAGCCTTTGCGCTC TGTTTGGAATTCCAATACCAAGTCCGATGTCTTCGCCTGGACCAGCAAGTGGAGGACAATTAGCACCGG CATCTAGTGTAATTGGATCAAATCCAACTAGTGGACCAACACCAAGTGGTGGCAAGAGAAATGAGGCAAACTTCAAAGCTAGTTTTATTGGACTCCTTTTGGgatccatcttcatcttcttgtaTTGA